A single window of Neisseria sp. KEM232 DNA harbors:
- the ffh gene encoding signal recognition particle protein — MLDNLTGRFYSVFKNVRGIATLNEENIKPALREVRLALLEADVALPVVRDFVASVKEKAVGREISDNLTAEQAFITVVNQALIELMGKENSRLDLSVAPPAVVLMAGLQGAGKTTTVGKLARLIKSQDKKKKILLVSADVYRPAAIEQLRLLAEQVQVDFFPSDTSQKPVEIAQAALNQAKRGFYDVLMVDTAGRLAIDQEMMDEIKALHAALHPTETLFVVDAMLGQDAVNTAQAFNEALPLTGVVLTKMDGDSRGGAALSVRQVTGKPIKFIGVGEKIDGLEAFHPDRIASRILGMGDVLTLVEDVQKGIDEAAAAEMAKKLRKGKSFDLNDFKLQIQQMRNMGGLENLMSKMPGEIGRLSQQIPEGTAEKAMGHVEAIINSMTPKERANPALIKASRKRRIAAGAGTTVQEVNKMLNQFEQSQKMMKMFSGNNMRKLMSMAKSMKGVFPGMK, encoded by the coding sequence ATGTTAGACAATCTGACCGGCCGCTTTTATTCGGTCTTTAAAAACGTTCGCGGCATTGCCACGCTGAACGAAGAAAACATCAAACCCGCGCTGCGCGAAGTGCGCCTCGCCCTTTTGGAAGCCGACGTCGCCCTGCCCGTGGTGCGCGATTTCGTCGCCTCCGTGAAAGAAAAAGCCGTCGGACGCGAAATTTCCGACAACCTCACCGCCGAACAGGCCTTCATTACCGTCGTCAACCAGGCGCTCATCGAGCTGATGGGCAAAGAAAACAGCAGGCTGGATTTGTCCGTCGCGCCGCCCGCCGTGGTGCTGATGGCCGGTTTGCAGGGCGCGGGCAAAACCACCACCGTCGGCAAACTCGCCCGCCTGATCAAGTCGCAGGACAAAAAGAAAAAAATCCTGCTGGTGTCTGCCGACGTTTACCGCCCCGCCGCCATCGAACAGCTCCGCCTGCTGGCCGAACAGGTGCAGGTCGACTTTTTCCCGTCCGACACTTCGCAAAAGCCCGTCGAAATCGCGCAGGCCGCGCTGAACCAAGCCAAACGCGGCTTTTACGACGTGCTGATGGTAGACACCGCCGGCCGTCTCGCCATCGATCAGGAAATGATGGACGAAATCAAAGCCCTGCACGCCGCGCTTCATCCGACGGAAACGCTGTTTGTTGTTGACGCCATGCTCGGCCAAGACGCCGTCAACACCGCGCAGGCGTTTAACGAAGCCCTGCCGCTTACCGGCGTCGTCCTCACCAAAATGGACGGCGATTCGCGCGGCGGTGCGGCGCTTTCCGTGCGCCAGGTGACCGGCAAGCCGATCAAATTCATCGGCGTCGGCGAAAAAATCGACGGCCTCGAAGCCTTCCACCCCGACCGCATCGCCAGCCGCATTTTGGGCATGGGCGACGTGCTCACTTTGGTTGAGGACGTGCAAAAAGGCATAGACGAAGCCGCAGCCGCAGAGATGGCGAAGAAGCTGCGCAAAGGCAAAAGCTTCGACCTCAACGATTTCAAACTGCAAATCCAGCAGATGCGCAATATGGGCGGTTTGGAAAACCTGATGTCGAAAATGCCGGGCGAAATCGGCCGCCTGTCCCAGCAGATTCCCGAAGGCACGGCGGAAAAAGCGATGGGACACGTCGAAGCCATCATCAATTCGATGACGCCGAAAGAGCGTGCCAATCCCGCACTCATCAAAGCCAGCCGCAAGCGCCGCATCGCCGCAGGTGCGGGCACGACTGTTCAGGAAGTGAACAAAATGCTCAACCAGTTCGAGCAGTCGCAAAAAATGATGAAAATGTTCAGCGGTAACAATATGCGCAAGCTGATGAGTATGGCCAAAAGCATGAAAGGCGTATTTCCCGGCATGAAATAA
- a CDS encoding inner membrane protein YpjD: MPIMLICLMLVYAALAAFVWFWRLKKNADGYPLGRELAVLAAALLPHGAALLLPVLHDRMLILGFGYATAVIVWLMLMLYLAGSFFYRLRGLQLLLYPLSAALLLVAVLFPGHSAAYRLTDWPFMLHIVSSLLAYSLFGITTLIAVLILWLSRDLHKHTLSPARSFLPPLLSLEKMMFQAMWAGFALLTASVVSGTFFSEAVFGRPFTFTHKNLFGVLSWFIYAALLLKRAMTAWRGKRPAVWTIVGFASLMLAYAGSKFVLEVLLHR; the protein is encoded by the coding sequence ATGCCGATTATGCTGATTTGTCTGATGCTTGTTTACGCCGCTTTGGCCGCTTTTGTGTGGTTTTGGCGGCTGAAGAAAAACGCGGACGGCTATCCGCTGGGCAGGGAGCTTGCCGTTCTGGCTGCCGCCCTGCTGCCGCACGGCGCGGCGCTGCTGCTGCCCGTGCTGCACGACCGCATGCTGATTTTGGGTTTCGGCTATGCCACGGCGGTGATTGTATGGCTGATGCTGATGCTGTATCTGGCGGGCAGTTTTTTCTACCGCCTGCGCGGCTTGCAGCTGCTGCTTTATCCCCTGTCGGCCGCGCTGCTGCTGGTTGCCGTTTTGTTTCCCGGCCACTCGGCGGCCTACCGCCTGACCGACTGGCCGTTTATGCTCCACATTGTGTCGTCCCTGCTGGCATACAGCCTGTTCGGCATCACCACGCTGATTGCGGTGCTGATTTTGTGGCTCAGCCGCGATCTGCACAAACACACGCTCTCGCCCGCCCGCTCTTTTCTGCCGCCGCTTTTGAGCTTGGAAAAAATGATGTTTCAGGCGATGTGGGCGGGTTTTGCGCTGTTGACGGCGTCGGTGGTGAGCGGCACATTTTTCTCCGAGGCCGTGTTCGGGCGGCCGTTTACCTTCACCCATAAAAACCTGTTCGGCGTGCTGTCGTGGTTTATTTATGCGGCGCTGCTGCTCAAACGCGCCATGACCGCCTGGCGCGGCAAACGGCCGGCGGTGTGGACGATAGTCGGTTTTGCCAGTCTGATGCTGGCCTACGCGGGCAGCAAGTTTGTGTTGGAAGTGCTGTTGCACCGCTAA
- the smc gene encoding chromosome segregation protein SMC, with protein sequence MRLTHIKLSGFKSFTDPTTIHVPGQLVAVIGPNGCGKSNVIDAVRWVLGEASAKQLRGESMQDVIFNGAATRRPAPRASVELVFDNADHSLQGAWGQYAEVSIKRQLTRQGESTYFINNQVVRRRDITDLFLGTGVGARGYAVIEQGMISRIIEARPEELRAYIEEAAGVSKYKERRRETEGRLKDTREHLQRLGDLQNELARQVEKLEKQAETAERYRFLTEQLNRQQDLLDYSQWRQSLAAADKATAQHQALQAQQDEAAAQIQTLSDGIRDLQQTEQAQQQSAHDLANRRGVLREQIARLEEQIRHRQNLHQRIERDKQAAQAQMQRIRQEEQQIRALMEENDMAFEERQTELAELAMQVAEHEESLPELEEAQAALNAAYQSQHDEAARLKRELALKQQQLAHAQQTLRRHEERKGRLNAESQALNLPDAADTAAAQEAAALLQSRQEHYEEQIAAAEQHLTAARQAFQTASTRFQNLQQQSITLQAQQQAISQLLTQQETADFWPHTECADAPQLWQHIQAPSEWQHALGAVLAERLHARAVPDTFAPPAPLPQGAAAWFSDGLSGGVKKSLPAQALLNQIQAQPPFQTALHHWLDGVLCAPNLDYALAHQSDLGGGQIWLTPEGHQIDKVSVLLYATNTQESLMAQKASLDDIAASLATLAPELEHARAAQQQAQAEAEAAESQHRSLIGQQQQNSREHSRAQQRAAELLTRTNQGQIRREHIERELAQIEEEATVLAHSSDGLEDDIATLAEAASELETQQQHAASERQTQQGRLKQAQLALYEANRRYGLAEVAVHKLQQQQQNHQAQILRLQEQAEEWQERQQELALAYETEMQGDEQHIQLEHLGEAVHMLDEEYAELQSALADTQAQGREQYAQLQAAQTKLPQLQAATQTALLQQQEALLNAKRFHQNLTERGADLDALEASAKEAGRLNIQNSQIADTARQIEALGAVNLAALQELEDARERDGYYRSQSEDVQSAIALLEEAIAQIDGKTKERFKATFDAVNEKVQTFFPTLFGGGEAALHMIGDDLLTAGVSIMARPPGKKNSTIHLLSGGEKALTAMSLVFALFSLNPAPFCLLDEVDAPLDDANTGRFCNLVKEMSAQTQFLYISHNRLTMEMAEQLVGVTMQEKGVSRIVAVNIQEALKMAESA encoded by the coding sequence ATGCGCCTCACCCACATCAAACTCTCCGGCTTCAAATCTTTTACCGACCCGACCACAATCCATGTACCCGGCCAGCTGGTGGCCGTTATCGGGCCAAACGGCTGCGGCAAATCCAATGTAATCGACGCGGTGCGCTGGGTATTGGGCGAGGCTTCAGCCAAGCAGCTGCGCGGCGAAAGTATGCAGGACGTGATTTTCAACGGAGCGGCCACCCGCCGCCCCGCGCCGAGGGCTTCGGTGGAACTGGTGTTTGACAACGCCGACCACTCCTTGCAGGGCGCATGGGGGCAGTATGCCGAGGTGAGCATCAAACGCCAGCTTACGCGACAGGGCGAATCAACTTATTTCATTAATAATCAGGTAGTGCGCCGCCGCGACATCACCGACCTGTTTTTGGGTACGGGCGTGGGCGCGCGCGGCTATGCGGTGATTGAACAGGGCATGATTTCGCGCATCATCGAAGCGCGGCCCGAGGAGCTTCGCGCCTATATAGAAGAGGCGGCCGGCGTGTCCAAATATAAGGAGCGGCGCCGCGAAACCGAAGGCCGTCTGAAAGACACGCGCGAGCATTTGCAGCGGCTGGGCGATTTGCAAAACGAGTTGGCGCGGCAGGTGGAAAAGCTGGAAAAACAGGCCGAAACGGCCGAACGCTACCGCTTTCTCACCGAGCAGCTCAACCGCCAGCAGGATTTGCTCGATTACAGCCAATGGCGGCAGTCGCTCGCCGCCGCCGACAAAGCCACCGCGCAGCATCAGGCTTTGCAGGCGCAGCAGGACGAGGCCGCCGCCCAAATCCAAACGCTTTCAGACGGCATCCGCGATTTGCAGCAAACCGAGCAGGCGCAGCAGCAGAGCGCACACGATTTGGCCAACCGGCGCGGCGTGTTGCGCGAACAGATTGCCCGCCTCGAAGAGCAAATCCGCCACCGGCAAAACCTGCACCAGCGCATCGAGCGCGACAAGCAGGCGGCGCAGGCGCAGATGCAGCGAATCCGCCAAGAAGAGCAGCAGATTCGCGCCTTGATGGAAGAAAACGACATGGCGTTTGAAGAGCGGCAAACCGAGTTGGCCGAACTGGCGATGCAGGTGGCCGAACACGAAGAGAGCCTGCCCGAACTGGAAGAAGCCCAAGCCGCGCTCAACGCCGCCTATCAGTCGCAACACGACGAGGCCGCGCGGCTCAAACGCGAGCTGGCCTTGAAACAGCAGCAGCTTGCCCACGCACAGCAAACCCTGCGCCGCCACGAAGAGCGCAAAGGCCGTCTGAACGCCGAAAGCCAAGCCCTCAACCTGCCCGATGCGGCCGACACCGCCGCCGCGCAGGAAGCCGCCGCGCTGCTGCAAAGCCGGCAGGAACATTACGAAGAGCAGATTGCCGCCGCCGAACAGCATTTGACCGCCGCGCGGCAGGCTTTTCAGACGGCCTCAACCCGTTTCCAAAACCTGCAACAGCAGTCCATCACGCTGCAGGCGCAGCAGCAGGCCATCTCGCAGCTTTTGACGCAGCAGGAAACCGCCGATTTCTGGCCGCATACCGAATGCGCCGACGCGCCGCAGCTTTGGCAGCACATCCAAGCCCCGTCCGAATGGCAGCACGCGCTGGGCGCGGTGTTGGCCGAACGCCTGCACGCCCGCGCCGTACCCGATACCTTCGCGCCGCCCGCGCCGCTGCCGCAGGGCGCAGCCGCCTGGTTTTCAGACGGCCTCAGCGGCGGCGTGAAAAAATCCCTGCCCGCGCAAGCCCTGCTCAACCAAATCCAAGCGCAGCCGCCGTTTCAGACGGCCTTGCACCACTGGCTCGACGGCGTGTTGTGCGCACCGAACCTCGATTACGCCCTCGCGCACCAATCCGACTTGGGCGGCGGCCAAATCTGGCTCACGCCCGAAGGCCACCAAATCGACAAAGTCAGCGTGCTGCTTTACGCCACAAACACGCAGGAAAGCCTCATGGCGCAGAAAGCGAGTTTGGACGACATCGCCGCCTCGCTGGCCACCCTCGCACCCGAGTTGGAACACGCCCGCGCCGCGCAGCAGCAAGCCCAAGCCGAAGCCGAAGCAGCCGAGTCGCAACACCGCAGCCTGATTGGGCAGCAGCAACAGAACAGCCGCGAACACAGCCGCGCCCAGCAGCGCGCCGCCGAGCTGCTCACCCGCACCAACCAAGGCCAAATCCGCCGCGAACACATCGAGCGCGAGCTTGCCCAAATCGAAGAAGAAGCCACTGTATTGGCGCACAGTTCAGACGGCCTCGAAGACGACATCGCCACGCTGGCCGAAGCCGCGTCCGAACTCGAAACGCAGCAGCAGCACGCCGCGTCCGAGCGGCAAACGCAGCAAGGCCGTCTGAAACAGGCGCAGCTTGCCCTTTACGAAGCCAACCGCCGCTACGGCCTGGCCGAAGTCGCCGTGCACAAGCTCCAACAGCAGCAGCAAAACCACCAAGCACAAATCCTGCGCCTGCAGGAGCAGGCCGAAGAATGGCAGGAGCGCCAGCAAGAACTTGCCCTTGCCTACGAAACCGAAATGCAGGGCGACGAGCAGCACATTCAGCTTGAACACCTGGGCGAAGCCGTGCACATGCTCGACGAAGAATACGCCGAACTGCAAAGCGCGTTGGCCGACACGCAGGCGCAAGGCCGCGAACAATACGCGCAGCTGCAAGCCGCGCAAACCAAGCTGCCGCAGCTTCAAGCCGCCACCCAAACCGCCCTGTTGCAGCAGCAGGAAGCCCTGCTCAACGCCAAACGCTTCCACCAAAACCTCACCGAACGCGGCGCGGATTTGGACGCGCTTGAAGCGTCTGCCAAAGAAGCAGGCCGTCTGAATATCCAAAACAGCCAAATCGCCGACACCGCCCGCCAAATCGAAGCCCTCGGCGCGGTCAACCTCGCCGCCCTGCAGGAACTCGAAGACGCACGCGAGCGCGACGGCTACTACCGCAGCCAAAGCGAAGACGTACAGTCGGCCATCGCCCTGTTGGAAGAAGCCATCGCCCAAATCGACGGCAAAACCAAAGAGCGTTTCAAAGCCACCTTCGACGCCGTCAACGAAAAAGTCCAAACCTTCTTCCCCACCCTCTTCGGCGGCGGCGAAGCCGCACTGCACATGATAGGCGACGATTTGCTCACCGCCGGCGTATCCATCATGGCGCGGCCGCCCGGCAAGAAAAACTCCACCATTCATCTGCTCTCCGGCGGCGAAAAAGCCCTCACCGCCATGAGCCTCGTGTTCGCCCTGTTCAGCCTCAACCCCGCGCCCTTCTGCCTTTTAGACGAAGTGGACGCGCCGCTGGACGATGCCAACACCGGCCGCTTTTGTAACCTTGTCAAAGAAATGAGCGCGCAAACCCAGTTCCTCTACATCTCGCACAACCGCCTCACGATGGAAATGGCCGAACAGCTCGTCGGCGTAACCATGCAGGAAAAAGGCGTATCACGCATCGTGGCCGTCAATATCCAAGAAGCCCTGAAAATGGCCGAGAGCGCGTAG